A section of the Candidatus Moraniibacteriota bacterium genome encodes:
- a CDS encoding riboflavin synthase, whose product MFTGIIEAVKPVLSVQDKDGSRHVRIGKPRNWKLRKGQSVSIDGVCTTVVSQSPVAFNVEYMPETLSKTTMQFVERGTELNLERSVTLRSPLDGHLIQGHVDSSSEVVSIVKVHGKHEVTVNIPPALKPYIAPHGAITVNGVSLTVARKTERTFTVALIPYTLRHSNLQLLEEGSVVNLEVDLLARYVVNALGKSNH is encoded by the coding sequence ATGTTTACCGGTATCATCGAAGCAGTAAAACCCGTGCTCTCGGTTCAGGACAAAGATGGCTCTCGTCACGTCCGGATCGGGAAGCCGAGGAATTGGAAACTTCGGAAAGGGCAGAGCGTCTCGATCGATGGAGTCTGTACGACGGTAGTGAGCCAGAGCCCGGTCGCTTTCAATGTCGAGTATATGCCGGAAACATTGTCCAAGACGACTATGCAGTTTGTCGAGCGCGGAACGGAGCTCAATCTGGAGCGGTCTGTGACGCTGCGATCACCCTTGGATGGCCATCTCATTCAGGGGCATGTCGATAGTTCGAGTGAGGTCGTATCAATTGTGAAAGTCCATGGGAAACATGAAGTGACCGTGAACATTCCGCCGGCATTGAAACCGTATATCGCTCCACACGGTGCGATTACCGTCAATGGTGTCAGCCTCACTGTGGCGCGTAAAACGGAGCGGACGTTTACAGTGGCGCTCATTCCATATACACTGCGGCATTCGAACCTGCAATTATTGGAAGAGGGGAGTGTGGTGAATCTCGAGGTGGATCTCTTGGCCCGCTATGTGGTGAACGCCCTCGGAAAGAGTAATCATTGA
- a CDS encoding glycosyltransferase family 4 protein, giving the protein MKLAIQASDLDHVRIDGTRVYVRELLKRFGALSPETQFLLYHRGTFNPLLAPPDLLNYHVKTLPFPYAWMQTRFAWEMFRSRPDRLFLPIQAAPVILPRGLTVTATIHDLAFRRFPETFPPSHLRKLNFMLDTAVRQADRLIAVSESTKRDLLEFFPELDPDTIRVIHHGFDAEFFGARLAPDAVSEKLKSYNLQPTSYALYVGALQPRKNLVRLIQAFEHAKRTCPEMRLVLAGEPAWLSEGILTAREQSVYREDIVLTGRVSFEDLRALYQGARLFAFPSLYEGFGLPILEAFASGVPVLTADNSSLREVAGDGALYVDAENTSDIAAKLVLLWNDRPLQDSLREKANGELRRFSWDQTARETLDTILS; this is encoded by the coding sequence ATGAAACTGGCTATTCAAGCGAGTGATCTCGACCATGTCCGGATTGATGGGACGCGGGTATATGTGCGCGAACTCCTCAAACGCTTTGGTGCGTTGTCGCCTGAGACGCAGTTTCTGCTGTACCATCGGGGGACCTTTAATCCTTTGCTTGCCCCACCAGATCTCCTCAATTACCACGTCAAAACGCTCCCGTTTCCGTACGCATGGATGCAGACGCGATTCGCGTGGGAGATGTTCCGGTCCCGACCCGATCGGCTGTTTCTGCCGATTCAGGCGGCTCCAGTGATCTTGCCTCGTGGCTTGACGGTGACAGCGACCATTCACGACCTCGCTTTCCGGCGTTTTCCCGAAACCTTCCCACCGAGCCATCTCCGTAAACTCAACTTCATGCTCGACACGGCGGTGCGGCAGGCTGATCGACTCATCGCGGTTTCTGAGTCTACGAAACGCGATCTCCTTGAATTTTTCCCCGAACTTGATCCGGACACTATCCGGGTTATCCATCATGGCTTCGATGCTGAGTTCTTCGGCGCGAGGCTCGCTCCGGATGCAGTATCGGAAAAACTAAAAAGCTACAACCTACAACCTACGAGCTACGCGCTCTACGTCGGAGCCCTGCAGCCCCGCAAGAACCTCGTTCGCCTCATCCAGGCTTTCGAGCATGCGAAAAGAACCTGCCCGGAGATGCGGCTGGTGCTCGCCGGTGAACCCGCCTGGCTCTCGGAAGGAATCCTCACTGCGAGAGAGCAGAGTGTCTATCGGGAGGATATCGTCCTTACGGGACGCGTGAGTTTCGAAGACCTGCGAGCACTCTATCAAGGGGCTCGTTTGTTCGCTTTTCCATCGCTCTACGAGGGGTTCGGGCTCCCAATTCTCGAGGCGTTTGCTTCAGGCGTGCCCGTCCTCACCGCCGACAATTCCAGTCTGCGCGAAGTGGCGGGTGACGGCGCGCTCTATGTCGATGCGGAAAACACTTCGGACATCGCCGCAAAGCTCGTCCTGCTCTGGAACGATAGACCATTGCAGGATTCGCTGCGGGAAAAAGCGAACGGTGAACTCAGGCGTTTTTCTTGGGATCAGACGGCGCGAGAAACGCTCGATACGATCCTCAGTTAG
- a CDS encoding adenylyltransferase/cytidyltransferase family protein — translation MPEKSRPCKLGMVFGVFDGLHPGHQNFLLEAAQSCEKLVVVVARTSIVRKLKGHAPRHGTRVRMNAIRSFLDHAHIVPSDRTIGKWRVLRDHSPDIVFLGYDQERMAESLTQIKQPFQFLSPHQPKRFKSSLLHTSEEKKRISR, via the coding sequence ATGCCCGAAAAATCCCGCCCCTGTAAACTCGGTATGGTCTTCGGTGTCTTTGATGGACTCCATCCCGGACATCAGAATTTCCTTCTCGAAGCGGCTCAATCCTGCGAGAAGCTCGTTGTGGTAGTCGCTCGGACAAGTATCGTCCGGAAGCTCAAGGGACATGCTCCCCGGCACGGTACCCGCGTCCGGATGAATGCCATTCGAAGTTTCCTGGATCATGCCCACATCGTCCCGAGCGATCGAACTATCGGAAAGTGGCGCGTCCTCCGAGACCACTCACCAGACATAGTCTTCCTTGGCTATGACCAGGAGCGGATGGCCGAAAGCCTCACTCAAATCAAACAGCCCTTCCAATTCCTCAGTCCCCATCAACCGAAGAGATTCAAGTCCAGTCTGCTACACACGTCCGAGGAAAAGAAGAGGATCTCCCGATAG
- the ispH gene encoding 4-hydroxy-3-methylbut-2-enyl diphosphate reductase has protein sequence MNSIKKVLIAQPHGFCAGVARAVKAVEDTLAIFGAPVYVKHEIVHNKHVVDAITKQGAITVETLEEVPEGSVVIFSAHGSPRAHYEVARERQLHLIDATCPLVTKVHLEVLRFIKEGYRIIYIGHRGHIEGVGVLGEAPGVSIPVVETVADVEALTLPTSDKLVYLTQTTLSIDETRAVIAALRKKYPQIVAPPLEDICYATTNRQEAVKALAKTVPIVIVVGSVTSSNSNRLRETAEQAGARAYLVDDASDLEAAWFDGVSIVGVTGGASAPEDRIQTVIDYFTGQGAVAERFSVKEEKMFFAEPVELMQIRRERAAKV, from the coding sequence ATGAATTCTATCAAGAAAGTCCTCATTGCACAGCCGCACGGGTTTTGTGCGGGGGTCGCTCGGGCGGTGAAGGCAGTCGAGGATACGCTGGCGATATTCGGTGCGCCGGTGTATGTGAAGCATGAGATCGTCCACAACAAGCATGTGGTCGATGCGATCACGAAGCAAGGCGCGATCACGGTCGAAACACTCGAGGAAGTGCCTGAGGGTTCGGTGGTCATCTTCTCCGCCCACGGTTCGCCGCGCGCTCATTATGAGGTAGCCCGAGAGCGCCAGCTCCATCTCATCGATGCAACCTGTCCACTGGTGACCAAAGTTCACCTCGAGGTGTTGCGATTTATCAAAGAGGGCTACCGGATCATCTATATCGGCCACCGTGGTCATATCGAGGGTGTCGGGGTGCTCGGTGAAGCGCCGGGTGTCAGTATTCCGGTGGTTGAGACGGTCGCAGATGTCGAAGCTTTGACACTCCCAACATCAGATAAACTCGTGTATCTGACGCAGACGACCTTGTCCATCGATGAGACGCGAGCCGTCATCGCGGCACTCCGAAAGAAATATCCCCAGATCGTCGCTCCGCCGCTTGAAGATATCTGCTATGCGACAACCAATCGCCAGGAGGCAGTCAAAGCACTCGCAAAGACCGTCCCCATCGTGATTGTCGTCGGATCGGTGACCTCGTCCAACTCCAATCGTTTACGCGAGACGGCCGAGCAAGCCGGTGCCCGGGCCTACCTGGTTGATGATGCGAGCGACCTTGAAGCCGCGTGGTTTGATGGCGTTTCAATAGTTGGCGTGACTGGTGGGGCGAGTGCACCTGAGGATCGGATCCAGACCGTGATCGACTACTTCACCGGACAAGGGGCGGTCGCCGAACGATTCTCGGTGAAGGAAGAAAAGATGTTCTTCGCGGAACCGGTGGAACTCATGCAGATCCGTCGAGAGAGAGCAGCGAAGGTATGA
- a CDS encoding riboflavin kinase: MMMKEFVYEQSGVVEKGMELGKPIGFPTANIHFDQPNISGTYAGLVWVGEREYRAAVYANQGRQLLEAHLFGFSGDLYGEEIRITLLAKVAEAAEFTSETDAREFITQVVQKVKDYFQI, from the coding sequence GTGATGATGAAGGAATTTGTGTACGAGCAGAGCGGGGTGGTGGAGAAAGGCATGGAACTCGGGAAACCGATCGGCTTCCCGACAGCCAATATTCACTTCGATCAGCCGAATATTTCCGGTACCTATGCAGGTCTGGTATGGGTCGGAGAGAGAGAATATCGCGCTGCGGTATATGCGAATCAGGGGAGGCAGCTTCTCGAGGCTCATCTCTTTGGGTTTTCAGGCGATCTCTATGGCGAAGAAATTCGCATCACCCTCCTGGCGAAAGTCGCGGAAGCAGCTGAATTCACATCGGAAACTGATGCCCGAGAATTCATTACTCAGGTTGTGCAGAAAGTGAAGGATTATTTTCAGATCTAG
- the ribH gene encoding 6,7-dimethyl-8-ribityllumazine synthase has translation MQRKRSVSRTNRRDASRLRVGIVVSPYYEAIAKKLLRGALAELGEWRVEKKNIFVMQVSGSFEIPYGCVSLMKQHRPDAIVTLGCVVKGETNHDQIIAQAVAQGLIDLTIKYEIPITLGVLTVNTLEQAIARSTQGNNKGREATAAALEAALL, from the coding sequence ATGCAAAGGAAACGCAGTGTCAGTCGCACCAACAGGAGGGATGCCTCGCGGCTCAGAGTCGGAATTGTTGTCTCGCCTTACTATGAGGCAATCGCCAAGAAACTCCTTCGGGGTGCATTGGCGGAGCTCGGAGAGTGGAGGGTGGAGAAGAAGAATATCTTTGTGATGCAGGTTTCGGGAAGCTTCGAAATCCCTTATGGTTGTGTCTCACTGATGAAGCAGCATCGGCCGGATGCAATTGTCACGCTTGGTTGTGTTGTGAAGGGTGAGACCAACCATGACCAGATCATCGCTCAGGCAGTGGCCCAAGGGCTCATTGACCTGACGATCAAGTATGAGATCCCGATTACGCTCGGCGTGTTGACGGTCAACACACTCGAACAAGCCATCGCCCGATCAACACAGGGGAATAACAAGGGTCGGGAAGCGACGGCGGCCGCGCTTGAAGCAGCACTCCTCTAG